A genome region from Scleropages formosus chromosome 6, fSclFor1.1, whole genome shotgun sequence includes the following:
- the LOC108923720 gene encoding transcription factor TFIIIB component B'' homolog: MIAAPTRSFHRTPRSPAAKAVGSPPAEVTVAESEGQLQLNSNSSHALRSPSRQRASSCGKQPKIQSRPAPLSSASKNQSDSSQARKLVSKTTPCLPAEVLERQQEAAPSHSRAFTSEPSPVAPKLLQGIVSFTKVHPPLSTLTSRNQSISFERERIVKANKLRELLKREWKKERKHKKSKSIVSECNTPQDRNKMTMADLIHYLPDTNPMKSYLVEEMKHTEKVVPSSPCKNLHEDPRKNEVEDDRHVEDTDNDPAQDAQLAVPRVKVAEDGSLIIDEESLTVEVSRVKGPNTVEENDPIFERGSSTTYSSFRKTSYTKPWSDKETDMFFLAISMVGTDFSMIGQLFPHRERAEIKNKFKKEERTNSWRIDKAFREKRRLDLNYFNTLLKKTLAEENMKREKSKPDSQIKRKVARKPSSKQKGKVLSPNDQTAEEEMDNEVAEVDSETAEKENEDCTNVIEAANEDASFQRKHKSKLEELEDSSSEKHTNGRRPINCSNDDDAVVSDLVTDTPASHADAKRLETPDHPEVARKGPVIKPAQLSRGRLQKPIPNFERHWAKKLLGMKEKPCNKAKAGCEQDQEIGVIEAGAEAEGYVENKPQQSKRQAGGVTSLDDDKDEDTEDELDLMAMQEQMLNKPTRSGRIPKISQVLQQAGEEDSPDEASSTSPPPQPKASPKQQRRRAKPKPNLDMSKRSKGGLRSKLVTLRAPLPEDCEEEEQSEARPEETYSFPINPEEQNQAPAFVPLSLRSPEPVRLEVEESMEELEISVNVPDVLDVSETQDSLCSQSECPGVQEEVTVTTEHQLDLLVDVMEYLSPEHEEVVTNSEESSNEAARTLLTIRNPELFSLATSTCHTEASIPEEPTLKKPEKEDATGTENKPEHIEQTLCVAEPSHTKTCDFSDPSSLDRANHPQPESAAHLDMVQETYGSDNQRIETSCPSPSCQESNICASSRDAEDPSSDLSSFLKATQIRKSRFAKPRPNLGGITQKCQVQLSRSSVPTSSEDAADFASSPVFLKPFEEEKSNAENIAKGKVLEESKDEGASVKKMNERLEDSANSQEGAQSSDALPPRTREPQSRRSRFPKPKPNLDRATRNPQRATSQTHSAPNTGMGEWSVGELNTGEDPKTGSRDKDLSKVRTSMSEAQLKEGERPGCKATIEQQQATNLHTDKELVFTPSGTTEDEFNHREPTIILTLFQIPSSPADEYESSSVPVGTVTAELLSPLMFVDAQSEPQR, encoded by the exons ATGATTGCAGCACCAACCCGCTCATTTCACAGGACTCCCAGGTCTCCTGCCGCAAAGGCAGTAGGAAGTCCCCCAGCTGAGGTCACAGTAGCTGAATCTGAAGGCCAGCTGCAGTTGAACAGCAATTCCTCACATGCTCTCAGATCTCCAAGCAGACAGAGGGCTTCTAGCTGTGGAAAACAGCCCAAAATTCAAAGCAGACCTGCACCCTTGTCATCAGCCTCCAAAAACCAGAGTGATTCTTCTCAAGCGAGGAAACTTGTATCTAAAACAACGCCATGTTTGCCTGCGGAAGTGTTGGAGCGACAGCAGGAGGCAGCCCCCAGCCACAGCAGGGCCTTCACAAGTGAACCCTCTCCAGTGGCTCCAAAGTTATTACAGGGCATTGTGTCATTTACAAAGGTCCATCCACCTCTGTCCACCTTGACCTCAAGGAACCAGAGTATCTCCTTTGAACGCGAGAGGATTGTGAAGGCCAACAAGCTGAGGGAGCTTCTAAAGCGAGAATGGAAAAAAGAGAGG AAGCACAAGAAAAGCAAATCCATCGTTTCTGAATGCAACACACCACAGGACCGTAACAAGATGACAATGGCAGACCTTatccactatcttccagacaCCAATCCAATGAA ATCCTACCTCGTGGAGGAGatgaaacacactgaaaaagttGTTCCGTCATCACCGTGCAAAAA tctgcaTGAGGACCCACGAAAAAATGAAGTAGAGGATGACAGGCATGTGGAGGATACTGATAATGATCCTGCCCAGGATGCTCAGCTGGCAGTGCCTAGGGTAAAAGTGGCAGAAGACGGTTCCTTGATTATCGATGAGGAAAG tttaactgtTGAGGTCTCGAGGGTTAAAGGCCCTAACACAGTGGAGGAGAATGACCCCATTTTTGAACGTGGATCTTCAACGACTTACTCGAGCTTCCGGAAAACCAGCTACACTAAGCCCTGGTCTgacaaag AGACAGACATGTTCTTCTTGGCCATCAGCATGGTAGGGACTGACTTCTCCATGATTGGCCAGCTTTTTCCTCACCGTGAAAGGGCAGAGATTAAG aacaaattcaaaaaagaagAGCGAACTAATTCTTGGAGGATTGATAAGGCTTTCA GAGAGAAGCGCCGACTTGACCTTAACTACTTTAACACACTCCTGAAGAAGACTCTGGCTGAGGAGAACATGAAGCGGGAGAAATCTAAACCTGATAGTCAGATCAAGAGAAAGGTAGCAAGAAAACCGTCTAGTAAACAAAAAG GTAAGGTCCTTAGCCCTAATGACCAAACTGCTGAGGAGGAAATGGACAACGAAGTGGCTGAGGTGGACTCTGAGACAGCTGAGAAAGAGAATGAGGACTGCACTAATGTCATTGAGGCTGCAAACGAAGATGCCTCTTTCCAAAGGAAACACAAATCTAAACTTGAGGAACTGGAAGATTCATCCTCTGAAAAGCACACAAATGGAAGGAGGCCAATTAACTGTAGTAATGATG ATGATGCTGTAGTCAGTGATTTAGTTACAGACACTCCAGCATCTCATGCTGATGCgaaaag GTTGGAGACACCTGATCATCCTGAGGTAGCCAGAAAGGGGCCAGTGATCAAGCCAGCCCAGCTGTCAAGGGGACGCCTCCAAAAACCTATCCCAAACTTTGAAAGGCACTGGGCCAAGAAGCTTCTGGGGATGAAAGAAAAGCCTTGTAATAAAGCTAAAGCAGGATGTGAGCAAGATCAGGAAATTGGTGTCATAGAG GCTGGTGCTGAAGCTGAAGGATACGTGGAGAACAAGCCTCAGCAAAGTAAGAGGCAAGCTGGAGGCGTCACCTCTCTTGACGATGATAAGGACGAGGATACAGAGGATGAGCTGGACCTAATGGCCATGCAGGAACAGATGCTCAACAAGCCCACCAG GTCAGGAAGAATCCCGAAGATATCCCAGGTCTTGCAACAGGCTGGAGAGGAAGACTCCCCTGATGAGGCTTCATCCACCTCTCCTCCACCACAACCAAAGGCCTCCCCCAAACAGCAGCGCAGGAGAGCCAAACCTAAGCCCAACTTGGACATGAGCAAGAGGAGCAAGGGAGGCTTGAGGTCCAAGCTGGTCACCTTGCGAGCCCCACTTCCAGAGGACTGCGAGGAAGAGGAACAGAGTGAGGCCCGGCCCGAGGAGACCTACAGTTTTCCCATCAACCCTGAGGAGCAGAACCAGGCACCTGCCTTTGTGCCCTTGAGCCTACGTTCTCCAGAACCTGTGAGGCTGGAGGTTGAGGAAAGcatggaggag CTTGAGATTTCGGTCAATGTCCCTGATGTCCTGGACGTGTCTGAAACTCAGGATAGCCTCTGTTCTCAGTCAGAGTGCCCAGGGGTGCAGGAGGAGGTGACTGTGACTACAGAACATCAGTTAGATCTACTTGTT gATGTGATGGAGTATTTGTCCCCAGAACATGAAGAAG TGGTAACAAACTCTGAAGAGAGCTCTAATGAGGCGGCCCGGACACTCCTGACAATAAGAAACCCAGAACTCTTCTCCCTAGCTACCTCCACATGCCACACTG AAGCTTCCATTCCTGAGGAGCCCACCTTAAAGAAGCCCGAAAAAGAGGATGCAACTGGGACGGAGAACAAGCCGGAACATATTGAGCAAACACTGTGTGTTGCAGAGCCTTCTCATACCAAGACCTGTGACTTCTCTGACCCCAGCTCTTTAGACAGGGCTAATCACCCACAGCCTGAATCTGCAGCACACTTAGACATGGTACAGGAAACCTATGGATCCGACAATCAACGGATAGAGACCTCTTGCCCGTCTCCATCGTGTCAAGAGAGTAACATCTGTGCCAG TtcaagagatgcagaggaccCCTCGTCTGACTTGAGCTCATTTCTTAAAGCCACACAGATCAGAAAAAGCCGGTTTGCAAAACCCAGACCAAATTTGGGAGGAATAACCCAAAAATGTCAAGTTCAGCTGAGCCGGAGTAGTGTACCCACCAGCTCAG aagATGCTGCTGACTTTGCTTCAAGCCCAGTTTTTCTGAAGCCttttgaagaagaaaagagTAATGCTGAGAATATTGCCAAGGGTAAAGTTTTGGAAGAAAGCAAGGATGAAGGAGCaagtgtgaaaaaaatgaatgaaaggttGGAAGACTCAGC TAATTCTCAGGAAGGGGCCCAGAGCTCTGATGCATTACCTCCGAGGACCAGAGAGCCTCAGAGCCGGAGAAGTCGATTCCCCAAGCCCAAACCCAACCTGGATCGTGCCACTCGAAATCCACAGAGGGCAACATCCCAGACACACTCAGCACCTAACACAG GgatgggcgaatggtcggtcggcGAACTGAACACAGGCGAAGATCCGAAAACGGGGTCGAGGGACAAGGACTTGAGCAAAGTGAG GACATCTATGAGTGAAGCTCAGTTAAAGGAAGGTGAAAGGCCCGGATGCAAAGCAACAATTGAACAG CAACAAGCCACAAATCTCCACACTGACAAGGAGCTTGTCTTTACCCCCAGTGGCACAACAGAAG ATGAGTTCAACCACCGGGAGCCCACTATTATCCTGACTCTGTTCCAAATTCCATCATCGCCAGCTGATGAGTACGAGTCCAGCTCTGTTCCAGTTGGGACAGTCACCGCTGAGCTCCTCTCTCCTCTAATGTTTGTGGATGCACAGTCTGAACCTCAGAGGTAA